GCGAGATTCTTGCTCCTCCCTCCAATAATCCCCGCCGCCGCCTTCGCGCTTCATTAACTTGAATCCGACCAATTCGCGCCTCAGGGTGGCAGTGTCGTCATGATAGCCACCCAGGATTTCATTGACCTGCTTCTCGCTGTAGCGCCTGCCGACCTTGAAGGCTTTGACCACATAACGCAGTATCGCTTCCAGTTTCTTTCGTTGAGCCGGGATGGTCTTGAGACTGCCGTCTTTGCGCGTGTAATCGCTGATGACCTTGCGGTCGTAGGCATCCGTGTCCACGTCCGCGACGGAGGCGGTCATTTTTTCCTGCGAGAACAGGCTGCGAGATCTTTCCTCCAGCGTTTTTTGGTCGAGCTGATACATGTTGTAATAGCTTTCGGTTCTGGCATGCACCAGCCCAACCTTCGAGAGCTTCGAGAGGTGATGCGACACTGTGGATGCTTTCAAATCGAGGAGCGCGGCAAGTTCCTCCACGCTGTAGGGTTTTTGGGCAAGCAAACCGACGATCTTGAGGCGGTTCGCATCCGAAAGGACTTTGAAGAAGGCTACAAGTTCTTCACTCATTGTTCTTTACCACAAAGGAAGCAAAGGGTCACAAAGGTCTTGTCCATCATGCCTTCACCCGCCAGTATCGCGATCCGTCGCTCTCGCGCGCCAGCATCTTTGCATCGACCAGGTCGCGGCGCAGACCGGCGGTATCTTCGTTGAATCGTTTGATGACGGTGTTGACTTCACGCTCGGTGTAGGTTCTATCGAATTCAAAATATTGAATCAGATAATCCAGAACAGGACCGATCTTCTTCTGTTCCGGCACCTGGCGGATCGTGCCGTCTGCGTTCAGAAAGTCGCGCAGGATCTTTTTCGAAAACTCATCCAGGTCCTCTGACGGCGTAAATTTTTTCACTTCTCCGGCCAGTTTTTCTTTTCCAAGCGTGGCGAGTTTATCGTTGTCCAATGTGAAAACGCCGTCGGTCTGGGTGACAACGCCGACATATTCGAGGAATCCCAGGTGGGTGAGCGAGTCCTTTGGGGAAAGGTTCAGGCGGTCAGCTATTTCCTTGCGGGTGGCAGTTCCCTGCGATAGCAATCCGACGATCCGCAGACGGACCGGGTCGGACAGGGCTTTGACGTAATCGAGCATTTCGTTCATGGTTCACTTCCGTAGATTTATTTCGATGCTTATCGAATTAGATTTTAGAACCGAATCCTGGGTTTGTCAAGGGATGATCGCGCCTCATTTTTTGGATCCCCCGTCGCTGATGGATGCAATCTGATCCACCCGCGCCTCCACTAAGATGAGATGGCATGTTGCGCGGCTGATCGGCTGCGGCCGGGAGGAGGCCTGGATAAACGAGGCAGGCCGGGGCGGAGTCTGAGGCGCGGAATGGTTCTCATTGGAAAGACGAAGCGATGAAATCCCGTCAGGGTTATATACATTACCAGATACCTGCTTGCGGGTATAATCCTTTTAATCAATTCAGCATAGAGGAGGTGCACGTGGATCTTTCGAAGCACGCGTTCTTCGAGGGTAAGACTGTCCCTTTGAGCGAGGCAAGGATCAACATTGCCACGCATGGATTCTTATATGGCACCGCCGTCTTCGGCGGGGTGCGCGGTTACTGGAACGAAGAGAAGAAACGTCTCTTCGTTTTTCGTCCCTATGATCATTTCCGCCGTTTATTGAATTCGGGGCGGATGATGGCGATGAGTATTCCGTACGATGAGGAAAGCCTGATTCAATTAACCGTTGACCTTTTGCGTACGGACAACTGGCGGCAGGATATTTACATGCGCCCCACGATCTACAAGGCGGATATGGGCATCGGCGTGAGATTGCACGAGTTAAAGGATGAGTTCTGCATGTTCGTGATGGCGTACGAGCCGTACGTCAAGAACGATACGAACGCGCATGTGACCGTGTCTTCATGGCGGCGGATCGACGATAACGTCATCCCGGCGCGCGGCAAGGTGGCCGGGGCATACGCCAACTCGGCATTGATCAAAACGGATGCGAACCGCGCGGGTTTCGATGAGGCGCTTGTACTGGACCAGCACGGACATATCTCTGAAGGGTCGGCGATGAATGTTTTCATGGTGCGCGATGGCGTCCTTGTCACCCCGCCTGTCACGGATAATATCCTTGAAGGCATCACCCGCCGTTCGATCATCGAGCTTGCTAAGAAAGAAATCGGTTTGGATGTGGTCGAACGCTCGATCGACCGCACCGAAGTCTTCATCGCGGATGAGATGTTCATGACCGGAACAGCCGCGCAGGTGGTGGCTGTGACAAAGGTGGACCACCGCCCGGTGGGGAACGGTTCGATGGGACCGGTGACAACGAAGCTGAGGATGATGTTTGATGACGTGGTGCGGGGAAAGAACACGAAATATTCGAGTTGGAATGTGGAGGTATAGGTTCTCATCCGCCTGAATTCCAACATTCCCCCTAAAGAGGGATTTAGAACTCAAATCAGACACAGATGAACACAGATAAAAGAGATTTGGGCGACTAAGAGAAAGCTGTTCATCAAGAAAATCAGTGTTCTTCTGTGTTTATCTGTAATTTCCGGTGACTTTTATAACAATCTCTTACGCCGGATCGATCATTTTGTGGGATGTTTATGGGACAGTCGTTGATTTATGTGTTCTGCTACAATCCGCCCACGTAAAAAATCCACTTCTCTGGTCAAGGTGAAACGTCATGCCGCGCAATACCCTTTATTTCGTACTTTTGCTAGCCTCTCTTTCCTGCGGCCTGCCAGCCATTGCCGCCGGAACATTCACAGCGACGCCAGCGATCTCCCCCGAACCGTTGGAGACCTTCACGCCCATTTTTACCACCACGCCGACTTATGTTCATCTTGTCTACCTCCTTGCCGGGACGTGGAAGGGAGTGTATGAGAATGTCAACGGAGAGCGGCTCGATGTTGTTCTCGAAGTTTTTGAGGATAGGTTTGCCGGCACAAATCAGTTTCCCGGCACCATTTTGTTTTATAGAGAGGGAGGCGAG
This portion of the Anaerolineales bacterium genome encodes:
- a CDS encoding metalloregulator ArsR/SmtB family transcription factor; the encoded protein is MSEELVAFFKVLSDANRLKIVGLLAQKPYSVEELAALLDLKASTVSHHLSKLSKVGLVHARTESYYNMYQLDQKTLEERSRSLFSQEKMTASVADVDTDAYDRKVISDYTRKDGSLKTIPAQRKKLEAILRYVVKAFKVGRRYSEKQVNEILGGYHDDTATLRRELVGFKLMKREGGGGDYWREEQESRRSDE
- a CDS encoding DUF2087 domain-containing protein, producing the protein MNEMLDYVKALSDPVRLRIVGLLSQGTATRKEIADRLNLSPKDSLTHLGFLEYVGVVTQTDGVFTLDNDKLATLGKEKLAGEVKKFTPSEDLDEFSKKILRDFLNADGTIRQVPEQKKIGPVLDYLIQYFEFDRTYTEREVNTVIKRFNEDTAGLRRDLVDAKMLARESDGSRYWRVKA
- a CDS encoding branched-chain amino acid transaminase, yielding MHVDLSKHAFFEGKTVPLSEARINIATHGFLYGTAVFGGVRGYWNEEKKRLFVFRPYDHFRRLLNSGRMMAMSIPYDEESLIQLTVDLLRTDNWRQDIYMRPTIYKADMGIGVRLHELKDEFCMFVMAYEPYVKNDTNAHVTVSSWRRIDDNVIPARGKVAGAYANSALIKTDANRAGFDEALVLDQHGHISEGSAMNVFMVRDGVLVTPPVTDNILEGITRRSIIELAKKEIGLDVVERSIDRTEVFIADEMFMTGTAAQVVAVTKVDHRPVGNGSMGPVTTKLRMMFDDVVRGKNTKYSSWNVEV